The window ACGAATTGGAAAAGTTGTCGAGATTTTCTGCCTAAAATTAATCGCTTCCGCATCTTAATTACTACCCGATTACGAAATCTAGACAGCAATTTTGTTGAGTTACCTTTGGATGTCCTCTCACCCGATAAAACATTAGAATTGCTGACCGCTTTGGTGGGTGAAAGACGGGTGCAGAGAGAACTGCAAACGGCAACCGAATTGTGTAAATGGCTGGGTTATCTGCCTTTGGGGTTGGAATTGGTGGGGCGGTATTTGGTGGAAGACCCGGATTTGTCCTTGGCAGAAATGTTGGAGAGGCTGAAAGAAAAGCGCTTGTCAGATGAGGCAATTAACCCCTCAGATGAGCAATTGCAGGATACGGAAATGACTGCCAAGCGAGGGGTAAAAGCCGCATTTGAATTAAGCTGGCAAGAACTCGACACCCTGACGCAGCCTGTGACTGCGTTCTTGAGTTTATTTGCACCGGATGTTTTTGTTTGGGAATGGGTAGAGTGTGAACCTGATTTATTTAATTGTCCGAAATCAGATATCAACGAAGCGAAAAAGCAACTTCTCAAACGGCATTTGATGCAGCGAGTAAAAGAAATTGAAGCTGGCTACAAAATTCATCCCTTGATTCGAGAGTTTCTGCAATTAAAGTTGTCGGAATTACAGGAAGCGGAGAAGTTCAGGCAAAGTTTTGTAGCTAGATTTGTGAAATTTGCAAAAAAAATTCCTGAAAGACCTACTCTTGATGATATCGAATCAGTAAAACTGACAATTCCCCATTTAGTAGAAGTTACCCAAAATCTCATTAATGTAGTGACTGACGAAGATTTAATTTCGCCTTTCATTGGGTTAGGGAGATTTTATGAAGTTCAGGCGTATTATCCTATAGCAGAAACTTGGTGTCAGCAAGGTTTATCAGTAACGAAATCTCGTTTGGGAGAAGAACATTTTCATGTAGCTACTTGCTTAAGCTATTTGGCATTCCTCAATTTTGCCCAAGCACGCTTTTGGAAAGCTACTTTGCTTTGGCTGCCAGCTTTGAGAATTAGCACAATAGCTTTAGGCAGTAATCACCCAAAGACTAAATTACGCCGTATCAGTTTATTTTTGACACTTTCAGTACCGATATTTCTGGGTTTATATTATGCTAAATCCCTTTGGGATCTTCTGTTACATCCAAGCTTCAACGCATTCCTAAAATTCTTAATTCAAGTATTTTTATTATGGGTTTTATTGAAAAAGGGATTTTTACTCGATCGGCAATTCAAAAAGATAAGATGGGTTGTTTCTAAACAGGTGCTAAGTCATCCCAATACAGTTATTTTTCGTAACAATCTAGCACTCGCCTGCGAATCAATTCGCAGGCTAATAGCGAAAGTCCACTGAAGTGGACTGAAATTTTTATCCTGGATTAAGTAGGAAGGCGCAAATAAACAGAAGTATGTAACGAAAAGTAAACTTGGCTAAAACCCTCTTCCCTTCTGCCTTGTCTCAACGATAAATTTTCCTGCCTACCTACTTAAAACTTAGCATAGTAACTATAGAAGACCCATTAAAACTTCTCTTCAGTTGTCTTTAGACAACTTTCGCTATTAGCCCGGAGGTTTGAACTCCAGGCGGGTGAAAAGCGTAGGTGCAAGATGGCAAATCGATCGAGGTAAATTTGAAGCGATACTCACTAAATATCTGCCAATTTATCAAATGCGATCGGCCCTACTCTATATTTTTGATTTTAGTGCGTTGGCGTAGCCTGCCGTAGGCATATCGGGCTTTTGATGGGAATGCGATCGCACCTTGCTACTACTATTAATTCTCAGCAACTTTTTGTTTTGCTGCTTCTCTAATTTTATGCAGACGTTTTTCATATTTTTCTGCAAAACCTTCTGCCAAATCACACAGATTTTTCGCTTGCTGTTCGAGAGTTATAGCAAGTTCAAGACTATCTGCGAGTTCTGCTAGTTGCTTGTCATCGAGGGTTGGTTGTATCATTATCGGTTTTCCAAACGACTCTTGAGCCTATTAGCATTTATTTTAGCTTCTAATACCTGACCCAGTATAGTTGCCAAATCTTCCCCTGCTTCCTGAATTATATCGAAAGGGACATCTGTTTCCTCCAGTTCCTCAACAGTAGCCTGAACTCTTCGCCTGTAGATCTCTACAAACATTAGGAGATTACTGAAAGAAGCAAAGAACTGGATTAATATAGCATTATCTGGAAAACGGGATAAATTTTGCCTGGTTAAGGTTAATCCCTCTGTTGCTTCTTGCTCAGTCTCATTCAGTTCTTGGTTAAGCCTGTCAATGAGAGCTTGAATTTCTGACGGAATAGGCATCTTTATTTTAATTTTACTGTAAATCGGCATACTGAGCGAACTTAATCAGCATACCGCGATCGGCCCCACACAAACAAAATAGGGGCAATTCGTGAATTGCCCCTACTTTACACAACTAACTATTCAGATGTGCTATTTCAGATCTAGTAGCCTCTGGTGTTTGGCTTGGAAACGATGAAGCTGAGAACTTGGCACTGCTTCACGTTATCAAAACCTACCACCCGGATATAGCCGTTGGAGTATTCCGAACGACAAGATTTCACCTCATTCATAACTTCTTGAGGAGTGGTAACATTGAACAAAGGCAACTTCCACAGAGTCCAGTAGTGCATTTCAGGTTCAGAAGTTTCGCTGAATTCCACGGCTGGGATATAGCCTTGGTCTAGAATGTACTGAATCTGCTTGTTAATTTGTACATCGGTGAGAGGAGGCAGGTAGGAAAGGGTTTCGTAACGACGCTCTTTGGGTAAAGTTTTCATTGCTTGCTGGTTTTCCTTGTACTTGTATTTCCGATCGATCGGCTAAAGGTCGAAGTTATCCAGATTCGGCTGGTGAATCTGTTTGCTCTTCTGGAAGTGGGCCGGGGTCAGACACGGTTAGTTGGGTAATCCGTTCCAAATGCTGACGCCGATGTTTCATATTGCCCTCCTGAATGCCAGTGCGAACCATCTCAGGCAAAAAGTCTGTCACTTCCTCCGCCAGATGCTGGCGCACAGTCATAATCCGAAACGCCAAATCTTGTTTTTCCCGGAGTAATTCCTCAATATAAGCTTCTCCATCTTGGAGTTTGCTTTTTGAGGAAAAGTTATTCAGCCAGTAAGCCAGAGGAGGATTAGTTTCGCTCAACTGATCCAGGACAATCCGCACGGCTTTATAGGTCAAGTAACTAATCAGCGTCTTGCAAGTGTCTTTGGCAATTTGTTTGAGATCCATTTTTGACCCCGCCCCCAAGAGTTTTGAGTTTTGAGTGTTGAGTTCGTTTAACTGTAACTCAGCACTCAGCACTCAGCACTTACATCAGACGGTATCCATTGCCTCGAACTCGAACTTGATTTCTTTCCACAGTTCGCAAGCAACAGCCAACTCAGGGCTCCACTTGCAAGCTTCGCGGATGACATCGCCACCTTCGCGCATGAGGTTGCGACCTTCGTTACGAGCTTGGACGCAGGCTTCCAAAGCCACGCGGTTAGCAGTTGCGCCAGGAGCGTTACCCCAGGGGTGGCCCAGAGTGCCGCCGCCGAATTGCAGGCAGGAATCATCGCCGAAGATGTCAACCAACGCTGGCATATGCCATACGTGGATACCACCGGAAGCAACCGGCATTACTCCAGGCATGGAAGCCCAATCTTGGGTGAAGAAGATACCCCGTGAGCGATCTTGTTCGATGTGGTCTTCGCGCATCAAGTCAACGAAGCCCATCGTGATGCCGCGTTCGCCTTCCAGTTTACCGACGACGGTGCCGGAGTGGAGGTGGTCGCCACCAGACATCCGCAGGGTCTTAGCCAATACGCGGAAGTGGATACCGTGATTCTTTTGACGATCGATCACGGCGTGCATAGCGCGGTGGATGTGGAGCAGAATACCGTTGTCGCGGCACCACTTAGAGAGGGTGGTGTTGGCGGTGAAGCCAGCGGTAAGGTAGTCGTGCATGATGATGGGCATTTTGAGTTCTTTGGCGAACTCAGCCCGCTGCATCATTTGTTCGCAGGTGGGGGCGGTGACGTTCAGGTAGTGACCTTTGATTTCACCAGTTTCTGCTTGCGCTTTGTGGATGGCTTCTGCTACAAACAGGAAGCGATCGCGCCAGCGTTGGAATGGCTGAGAGTTGATATTCTCGTCGTCTTTGGTGAAGTCCAGACCGCCGCGCAGACATTCGTAAACTGCACGACCGTAGTTCTTAGCCGACAGACCTAGTTTGGGCTTAATCGTACAACCCAGCAAAGGACGACCGTACTTGTTGAGTTTGTCGCGCTCAACTTGAATCCCGTGGGGTGGGCCTTGGAATGTCTTCAGGTAAGCAACGGGAACCCGCAGGTCTTCTAGACGCAGCGCACGCAAAGCTTTGAAACCAAATACGTTACCTACGATCGAGGTAAGCATATTCGTGACAGAACCTTCTTCAAACAAATCCAATGGATAAGCAATGAAGCAGATGTACTGGTTGTCTTCGCCCGGAACGGGTTCGATATCGTAGCAACGACCTTTGTAACGGTCGAGGTCGGTCAGCAAGTCAGTCCAAACTGTTGTCCAAGTACCAGTAGAAGACTCAGCCGCCACAGCAGCACCTGCTTCTTCTGGAGGAACTCCCGGCTGAGGCGTGACGCGGAAAGCAGCCAGAATATCTGTATCTTTCGGCGTGTAATCTGGGGTGTAATAAGTCAGCCTGTAATCTTTTACTCCGGCTTGATACCCAGTTTTTGTCTGAGTCTTGGTTTGGGCGTAAGACATAATGTCTGTTCCTGGAATTACTTGAATTTTTTTTTGCCTATCTGGCAGTTGTTAAAACTATATCAAGAAATCAATTAGGTAAACTTCAAATTTTTTGGAGAATGTCATAATCTATATTTATATGAATGCAATAGGTATAAATATTTGTTGCGGCATAGATACGCAAAGCGACATCTTGTGATTTTTTTATTCCCCATTCCACCACTTCTTCTCAGGGATTAAATTAAGTTAAAAATAATATTGACACGGTAGCGTATTTGTGAATGATTTGGTCAGGAGAATTTTATGCCATTGTTGAGCGGACATAACAGTATTTGCCTGAATGCCACCCTACTGGGCCTCTTGGCAATCCTTGCAGGAACCGACACCCGTACTGTCCTAGCCCAATCGGCGGTAAGAGATACTTCCATCTACCCGCCTCAAGCGCCACCGCCCGGAGTGGACTTGCAGAGGATACAGCGCCAACAAGAGCAAGCAGAGTATCGCGTCGGTGCGTTGCTACGCGACATTGCCGGAAACCTCTGGGTGGGTTCTTCCCAGGGTTTAGCGCGAATCGATCCCAACACTGGTAGAATTTTGGCGCGGGTCAACTTACCTGATGTCAACATCGGTGCTTTAGCCGAAGACAAGGTGGGAAGAATTTGGGTGGGAACTTACGAGGGATTGCAGCGAGTAGATCCCCGCACCAACGAAATTACGGCACAGAATTTCTTTATGCCCTCCAACCGAGTTTTGTCGCTTTTGATTGACAAACGGGGCTATTTGTGGGTGGGTGGCGATCGCGGTCTATCCCTAATCAGTCCCGATAAAGGATTATTGATGACGACGCTGCGAAATTTGCCAGGGGTCAGCGCCAACGCCCTCAGTCTCGATCCTGAAGGTCAACTTTGGGTGGGCACCCTCGACGGTTTGGTACGAATTGATACGACAAGTGCCTATCCAATTAGTCGCGTTACCGATTTACCAGGCACTACTGTACAAGCTTTAGCCCTCGATCCCAAAGGTACTCTGTGGGTGGGAACACCCAGCAGTCTGATCGAACTTGACCCGCTAACGGGTAAAGTGGTGCGAACTGTTACCGAACTGGCTGAACGCAATATCACCACATTGCGCGTTGACGAACTCGGTAGCCTCTGGGTGGGAACAGATGGAGCTGTGTTTCGCTACAACCCGTATACTGGTACTCTAGCCGGACAAGTTTCTGGTTTACCCCTAGCAAGAGTGTTTTCCCTTTCTCCCGATACCGGCAATAAGTTATGGGTGGGGACTCGCGAAGGACTGGCTTGGGTAAACTTGAATACTGGTGCTGCTA of the Argonema galeatum A003/A1 genome contains:
- a CDS encoding NB-ARC domain-containing protein, producing MIIAQIYPAADNMSNENWQGINIKDGNNTINNPQINIHSSKPIEPIKYIPYVGVANFVGRQAELQTLHQELQKSDRVVISAVAGMGGVGKTELAIKYAREHEQDYPGGICWLTARDEKLATNILLLAQPYLKLKVPQKFGEKPLTLKEQVNWCWQNWQPPEEAFLLVLDDVTNWKSCRDFLPKINRFRILITTRLRNLDSNFVELPLDVLSPDKTLELLTALVGERRVQRELQTATELCKWLGYLPLGLELVGRYLVEDPDLSLAEMLERLKEKRLSDEAINPSDEQLQDTEMTAKRGVKAAFELSWQELDTLTQPVTAFLSLFAPDVFVWEWVECEPDLFNCPKSDINEAKKQLLKRHLMQRVKEIEAGYKIHPLIREFLQLKLSELQEAEKFRQSFVARFVKFAKKIPERPTLDDIESVKLTIPHLVEVTQNLINVVTDEDLISPFIGLGRFYEVQAYYPIAETWCQQGLSVTKSRLGEEHFHVATCLSYLAFLNFAQARFWKATLLWLPALRISTIALGSNHPKTKLRRISLFLTLSVPIFLGLYYAKSLWDLLLHPSFNAFLKFLIQVFLLWVLLKKGFLLDRQFKKIRWVVSKQVLSHPNTVIFRNNLALACESIRRLIAKVH
- a CDS encoding ribulose bisphosphate carboxylase small subunit gives rise to the protein MKTLPKERRYETLSYLPPLTDVQINKQIQYILDQGYIPAVEFSETSEPEMHYWTLWKLPLFNVTTPQEVMNEVKSCRSEYSNGYIRVVGFDNVKQCQVLSFIVSKPNTRGY
- the rcbX gene encoding RuBisCO chaperone RbcX: MDLKQIAKDTCKTLISYLTYKAVRIVLDQLSETNPPLAYWLNNFSSKSKLQDGEAYIEELLREKQDLAFRIMTVRQHLAEEVTDFLPEMVRTGIQEGNMKHRRQHLERITQLTVSDPGPLPEEQTDSPAESG
- a CDS encoding form I ribulose bisphosphate carboxylase large subunit — translated: MSYAQTKTQTKTGYQAGVKDYRLTYYTPDYTPKDTDILAAFRVTPQPGVPPEEAGAAVAAESSTGTWTTVWTDLLTDLDRYKGRCYDIEPVPGEDNQYICFIAYPLDLFEEGSVTNMLTSIVGNVFGFKALRALRLEDLRVPVAYLKTFQGPPHGIQVERDKLNKYGRPLLGCTIKPKLGLSAKNYGRAVYECLRGGLDFTKDDENINSQPFQRWRDRFLFVAEAIHKAQAETGEIKGHYLNVTAPTCEQMMQRAEFAKELKMPIIMHDYLTAGFTANTTLSKWCRDNGILLHIHRAMHAVIDRQKNHGIHFRVLAKTLRMSGGDHLHSGTVVGKLEGERGITMGFVDLMREDHIEQDRSRGIFFTQDWASMPGVMPVASGGIHVWHMPALVDIFGDDSCLQFGGGTLGHPWGNAPGATANRVALEACVQARNEGRNLMREGGDVIREACKWSPELAVACELWKEIKFEFEAMDTV
- a CDS encoding ligand-binding sensor domain-containing protein, which produces MPLLSGHNSICLNATLLGLLAILAGTDTRTVLAQSAVRDTSIYPPQAPPPGVDLQRIQRQQEQAEYRVGALLRDIAGNLWVGSSQGLARIDPNTGRILARVNLPDVNIGALAEDKVGRIWVGTYEGLQRVDPRTNEITAQNFFMPSNRVLSLLIDKRGYLWVGGDRGLSLISPDKGLLMTTLRNLPGVSANALSLDPEGQLWVGTLDGLVRIDTTSAYPISRVTDLPGTTVQALALDPKGTLWVGTPSSLIELDPLTGKVVRTVTELAERNITTLRVDELGSLWVGTDGAVFRYNPYTGTLAGQVSGLPLARVFSLSPDTGNKLWVGTREGLAWVNLNTGAARAHRAFTRVSPQY